The Aeromicrobium senzhongii genome includes a window with the following:
- the leuS gene encoding leucine--tRNA ligase, giving the protein MSNQDTQEGAAPEGAAHRYTSDFAGRIETAWQDRWETEGTFEAPNPVGELALPGSAHNAHGPKFFVMDMFPYPSGAGLHVGHPLGYIATDVIGRFRRMKGDNVLHALGYDAFGLPAEIYAVQTGRHPRETTLENIANMRRQLRRLGLAHDNRRSFATIEPEFVRWTQWIFLQIFNSWYDAEQGRARPIAELIEELGTDDPAVIDQYRLAYIDESPVNWCPGLGTVLANEEVTADGRSERGNFPVFKRSLRQWKMRITAYADRLIDDLERVDWPEPVKLMQRNWIGRSHGAKVRFESAAGPIEVFTTRPDTLFGATYMVLAPEHPMVDELAAETWPEAVDERWTGGAPDPIAAIDQYRRTAAAKSDVERQENKEKTGVFIGSFATNPVNGEAVPVFIADYVLMGYGTGAIMAVPGHDERDFEFATELSLRITPVVESPEDVVLPWTGDGVAINSDNHDIFGDEGVSLDGMAVDEAKRAIIAWLEQRGVGEGTTTYRLRDWLFSRQRYWGEPFPIVYDEDGRAIALPESMLPVDLPEVPDYSPKTFEPDDVTSMPEPPLARVPEWVEVELDLGDGPKRYRRETNTMPNWAGSSWYELRYTDPTNTEVLADPRNESYWLGPKTPGGAGGVDLYVGGVEHAVLHLLYARFWHKVLFDLGHVSGEEPFQRLVNQGYIQAYAYTDERGVYVPAEQVEERDGQYFFEGKPVNREYGKMGKSLKNSVTPDEMYEAYGADTLRVYEMSMGPLEQSRPWETRAVVGSQRFLQRVWRLIVDEETGEVVVDDSEPDTAALRALHQTIAGVTEDMAELRFNTAIAKLIELTNHLTKESVRSRSVIESLVLMLAPFAPHVAEEAWSRLGHDQTLTYETWPTADEQYLVEDLVTCVVQIQGKVRGKLEVPADISDEDLTALALAEPNVVRTIDGREIRKVIVRAPKLVSVVV; this is encoded by the coding sequence GTGAGCAACCAGGACACCCAGGAGGGTGCGGCACCCGAGGGCGCCGCACACCGGTACACCAGTGACTTCGCCGGCCGCATCGAGACGGCATGGCAGGACCGCTGGGAGACCGAGGGCACGTTCGAGGCGCCCAACCCGGTCGGCGAGCTCGCCCTGCCCGGCTCCGCGCACAACGCGCACGGGCCCAAGTTCTTCGTGATGGACATGTTCCCGTACCCCTCGGGCGCGGGCCTGCACGTCGGTCACCCGCTGGGCTACATCGCCACCGACGTCATCGGGCGCTTCCGCCGGATGAAGGGCGACAACGTCCTGCACGCCCTGGGCTACGACGCCTTCGGCCTGCCCGCCGAGATCTACGCCGTCCAGACCGGCCGCCACCCGCGCGAGACGACGCTGGAGAACATCGCCAACATGCGGCGCCAGCTGCGCCGACTGGGCCTGGCGCACGACAACCGCCGCTCGTTCGCCACGATCGAGCCCGAGTTCGTCCGCTGGACGCAGTGGATCTTCCTGCAGATCTTCAACTCCTGGTACGACGCCGAACAGGGCCGTGCGCGGCCGATCGCCGAGCTGATCGAGGAGCTGGGCACCGACGACCCCGCGGTCATCGACCAGTACCGGCTGGCCTACATCGACGAGTCGCCGGTCAACTGGTGCCCGGGTCTGGGCACCGTGCTGGCGAACGAGGAGGTCACCGCCGACGGCCGCAGCGAGCGCGGCAACTTCCCGGTCTTCAAGCGCAGCCTGCGTCAGTGGAAGATGCGGATCACCGCGTACGCCGACCGGTTGATCGACGACCTCGAGCGCGTCGACTGGCCCGAGCCGGTCAAGCTCATGCAGCGCAACTGGATCGGCCGCTCGCACGGCGCGAAGGTGCGCTTCGAGTCCGCCGCCGGCCCGATCGAGGTCTTCACGACGCGGCCCGACACGCTGTTCGGCGCGACCTACATGGTGCTGGCGCCCGAGCACCCGATGGTCGACGAGCTGGCCGCCGAGACGTGGCCCGAGGCCGTCGACGAGCGGTGGACCGGCGGCGCCCCCGACCCGATCGCCGCGATCGACCAGTACCGTCGCACCGCGGCCGCGAAGTCCGACGTCGAGCGTCAGGAGAACAAGGAGAAGACCGGTGTCTTCATCGGTTCCTTCGCCACCAACCCGGTCAACGGCGAGGCCGTGCCGGTGTTCATCGCCGACTACGTCCTGATGGGCTACGGCACGGGCGCGATCATGGCCGTGCCCGGCCACGACGAGCGCGACTTCGAGTTCGCCACCGAGCTGAGCCTGCGCATCACCCCCGTGGTCGAGTCGCCCGAGGACGTGGTCCTGCCGTGGACCGGCGACGGCGTCGCGATCAACTCCGACAACCACGACATCTTCGGCGACGAGGGCGTCAGCCTGGACGGCATGGCCGTCGACGAGGCGAAGCGCGCGATCATCGCGTGGCTGGAGCAGCGCGGCGTCGGCGAGGGCACCACCACCTACCGCCTGCGCGACTGGCTGTTCAGCCGCCAGCGCTACTGGGGCGAGCCCTTCCCGATCGTCTACGACGAGGACGGCCGCGCCATCGCGCTGCCCGAGTCGATGCTGCCGGTCGACCTGCCCGAGGTGCCGGACTACTCGCCCAAGACGTTCGAGCCCGACGACGTCACGAGCATGCCCGAGCCCCCGCTGGCGCGCGTGCCCGAGTGGGTCGAGGTCGAGCTCGATCTCGGCGACGGCCCGAAGCGCTACCGCCGCGAGACGAACACGATGCCCAACTGGGCCGGCTCCAGCTGGTACGAGCTGCGGTACACCGACCCGACGAACACCGAGGTCCTGGCCGATCCGCGGAACGAGAGCTACTGGCTCGGCCCGAAGACGCCTGGCGGCGCCGGCGGCGTCGACCTGTACGTCGGCGGCGTCGAGCACGCCGTCCTGCACCTGCTGTACGCCCGCTTCTGGCACAAGGTCCTGTTCGATCTCGGCCACGTCAGCGGCGAGGAGCCCTTCCAGCGCCTCGTGAACCAGGGGTACATCCAGGCCTACGCCTACACCGACGAGCGCGGGGTCTACGTGCCGGCCGAGCAGGTCGAGGAGCGCGACGGCCAGTACTTCTTCGAGGGCAAGCCCGTCAACCGCGAGTACGGGAAGATGGGCAAGAGCCTCAAGAACTCCGTCACGCCCGACGAGATGTACGAGGCGTACGGCGCCGACACCCTGCGCGTCTACGAGATGTCGATGGGTCCGCTCGAGCAGTCGCGGCCGTGGGAGACCCGGGCCGTCGTCGGCTCGCAGCGCTTCCTGCAGCGGGTCTGGCGCCTGATCGTCGACGAGGAGACCGGTGAGGTCGTCGTCGACGACAGCGAGCCCGACACCGCCGCGCTGCGTGCCCTGCACCAGACGATCGCCGGCGTCACCGAGGACATGGCCGAGCTGCGATTCAACACCGCGATCGCCAAGCTGATCGAGCTGACGAACCACCTGACCAAGGAGTCGGTGCGCTCGCGCTCGGTCATCGAGTCGCTCGTGCTCATGCTGGCGCCGTTCGCCCCGCACGTGGCCGAGGAGGCGTGGTCGCGGCTGGGCCACGACCAGACGCTCACGTACGAGACCTGGCCCACCGCCGACGAGCAGTACCTCGTCGAGGACCTGGTCACGTGCGTCGTGCAGATCCAGGGCAAGGTCCGCGGCAAGCTGGAGGTCCCCGCCGACATCAGCGACGAGGACCTCACCGCCCTGGCGCTGGCCGAGCCCAACGTCGTCCGCACGATCGACGGCCGCGAGATCCGCAAGGTCATCGTGCGCGCGCCGAAGCTCGTCAGCGTCGTCGTCTGA
- a CDS encoding DegV family protein has product MTVAVVTDSTASLDADDAAREGISVVPTTVIIGARVYTEGVDVTSQMIADALTQNVPVSTSRPSPETFQAVYRALASTGVDAIVSVHISSKVSGTVDAARLAADRVDIPVHVVDTLQVGLATGFAAGQAARASAAGATVEEVAAAALESARSSRVLLYVDTLEYLRRGGRIGRAAALIGSALAVKPILTIDDGEVTPLEKVRTSSKALARLVALGVEAARSHPDGYDIGILHLASETVATSVAESLAQELDRPAIAIDEVGADIGAHVGPGMIAVTVSAR; this is encoded by the coding sequence ATGACCGTGGCCGTGGTGACCGACTCGACCGCTTCGCTCGACGCCGACGACGCCGCCCGCGAGGGCATCAGCGTCGTCCCGACGACGGTCATCATCGGGGCCCGGGTCTACACCGAGGGCGTCGACGTGACCTCGCAGATGATCGCCGACGCACTGACGCAGAACGTGCCGGTCAGCACGTCGCGCCCGTCGCCCGAGACGTTCCAGGCGGTGTACCGCGCGCTGGCGTCCACCGGGGTCGACGCGATCGTCTCGGTCCACATCAGCTCCAAGGTCTCCGGCACCGTCGACGCGGCGCGGCTGGCGGCCGACCGGGTCGACATCCCGGTCCACGTCGTCGACACCCTCCAGGTGGGCCTGGCCACCGGGTTCGCCGCCGGTCAGGCCGCGCGTGCGAGCGCTGCCGGCGCCACGGTCGAGGAGGTGGCCGCCGCCGCGCTGGAGTCGGCTCGGTCGTCCCGCGTGCTGCTGTACGTCGACACCCTCGAGTACCTGCGCCGGGGCGGCCGGATCGGCCGGGCCGCGGCGCTCATCGGCTCGGCGCTGGCGGTCAAGCCCATCCTCACGATCGACGACGGGGAAGTCACGCCGCTGGAGAAGGTGCGCACCTCGTCCAAGGCGCTGGCCCGGCTCGTCGCCCTGGGGGTCGAGGCCGCTCGCTCCCATCCGGACGGCTACGACATCGGCATCCTGCACCTGGCCAGCGAGACCGTGGCCACGTCCGTGGCGGAGTCGCTGGCGCAGGAGCTGGACCGTCCCGCGATCGCGATCGACGAGGTCGGTGCCGACATCGGCGCCCACGTCGGGCCGGGGATGATCGCGGTCACCGTCAGCGCCCGCTGA
- a CDS encoding ComEA family DNA-binding protein: MVPVPPETRAQVARQRLAELAATFDATLPDPQDQTSAGRRRKPEPARRRLRPVHVRFAGVTAGLAAVLTVWWLLAGRPQETAVPPASTVEVAGTEASAPATGELVVDVAGKVRRPGIVTLPPGSRVHEAIAAAGGVKGRVDTTALNLARVLNDGEQVVVGSAPPPAAAAPGASSGSAAAPGAPAGQVNLNTADLVALDTLPGVGPVTAEAIVAWRDENGPFRSVEDLLDVKGIGEATLAELRDRVTV; encoded by the coding sequence ATGGTCCCCGTCCCGCCCGAGACCCGCGCCCAGGTCGCCCGGCAGCGGCTCGCCGAGCTCGCCGCGACGTTCGACGCCACCCTGCCCGACCCGCAGGACCAGACGAGCGCCGGCCGGCGCCGCAAGCCCGAGCCCGCGCGCCGGCGCCTGCGTCCGGTGCACGTGCGCTTCGCGGGCGTCACCGCCGGGCTGGCGGCCGTCCTCACGGTGTGGTGGCTGCTCGCCGGCCGCCCGCAGGAGACGGCGGTACCGCCGGCGTCGACCGTCGAGGTCGCGGGCACGGAGGCGTCGGCCCCCGCCACGGGTGAGCTGGTCGTCGACGTGGCCGGCAAGGTGCGTCGGCCCGGCATCGTCACGTTGCCGCCCGGCTCGCGCGTCCATGAGGCGATCGCGGCGGCCGGTGGGGTGAAGGGCCGGGTGGACACGACGGCGCTCAACCTGGCACGCGTCCTGAACGACGGCGAGCAGGTGGTGGTCGGGTCGGCACCTCCGCCTGCGGCCGCCGCTCCGGGCGCGTCCTCGGGATCGGCCGCCGCGCCCGGGGCCCCGGCGGGGCAGGTGAACCTCAACACCGCCGACCTGGTGGCCCTCGACACACTGCCGGGGGTCGGACCGGTCACGGCCGAGGCGATCGTGGCGTGGCGCGACGAGAACGGACCGTTCCGCTCGGTCGAGGACCTGCTGGACGTCAAGGGGATCGGCGAGGCCACGCTGGCCGAGTTGCGTGACCGCGTCACGGTCTGA
- a CDS encoding ComEC/Rec2 family competence protein, with amino-acid sequence MTASRSDLRVVPAAVAVWGTAAALSHLRPWWAFVVVAAAALVGACGWRRPALAFPAACLVLVAACCGWRAAAVEASPVTRLAERGAVVRAEVVVREDGRAYDGRAGPGVVVPVTVRIVESGERTWRVRVRATAFVDGSPDAFVTGTRLAVRADLEPADGTDEAAVLRLLDWRVIGGGPWWWRSSEVVRDGIRGGVDHRDDQPAALVPALVAGDDARLSEQTKQEFTRTGLTHLLAVSGANLTIVLGVVLLGLRAAGASRRVLLLAGALTVVAFVLVARPEPSVQRAAVMGSVALAGLLVGRTGAGLRALAWAVIVLLVLDPWLAARPGFVLSVCATAGIIVLAPPLARRLAWLPEPAAQAVAVPVAAHLACLPVVASLSGEVSLVAVFANVVVAPAVAPATVAGLAAGLIDLVVPAVAVVPGTVAWASAWVIVEVARVGAAAPGAAITWPWPAWTLVPVAAVTGVVLWHLARRPALAVGVTLGLLVAVLRPPTPGWPPEDVVVVACDVGQGDAFVVPTAPGEAIVIDVGEEPAPIDRCLTELGIDRIALLLFTHGDADHVDGWRGAVRGRRVDVLADGPSGGPAVPAGRRVRLVSGGHVTVGAVGLEVLWPRRDADRVPAEVRNDASVVVRATVRGHRVLFTGDLGEEAQRGLARLHPDLAADVLKVAHHGSADHWPELVERVGPSVALIGVGAENPHGHPAPAALSTLSDAGVAVWRTDRSGTVAVVERDGALAVSAR; translated from the coding sequence GTGACCGCGTCACGGTCTGACCTGCGGGTCGTCCCGGCCGCCGTGGCGGTGTGGGGGACGGCCGCCGCCCTGTCCCACCTCCGGCCGTGGTGGGCGTTCGTGGTGGTCGCCGCGGCCGCCCTGGTCGGGGCGTGCGGTTGGCGTCGTCCCGCCCTTGCGTTCCCCGCTGCGTGCCTCGTCCTGGTGGCGGCCTGTTGCGGATGGCGCGCCGCCGCCGTGGAGGCGTCTCCCGTCACCCGGTTGGCCGAGCGGGGCGCCGTCGTCCGCGCCGAGGTCGTCGTGCGCGAGGACGGCCGCGCCTACGACGGCCGGGCCGGACCGGGCGTCGTCGTGCCCGTGACGGTGCGGATCGTCGAGTCGGGGGAGCGGACCTGGCGGGTCCGCGTGCGGGCGACGGCCTTCGTCGACGGGTCGCCCGATGCCTTCGTCACAGGCACCCGGCTGGCCGTCCGGGCCGACCTGGAGCCGGCGGACGGCACCGACGAGGCTGCCGTCCTGCGCCTCCTGGACTGGCGGGTCATCGGCGGCGGGCCGTGGTGGTGGCGGTCGTCCGAGGTGGTCCGCGACGGGATCCGCGGGGGCGTCGATCATCGTGACGACCAGCCCGCCGCGCTCGTGCCGGCGCTCGTGGCCGGGGACGACGCGCGCCTCTCGGAGCAGACGAAGCAGGAGTTCACCCGGACCGGTCTGACCCATCTGCTCGCGGTGTCGGGCGCCAACCTGACGATCGTGCTGGGCGTCGTCCTGTTGGGGTTACGTGCGGCGGGGGCCTCCCGGCGGGTGCTGCTGCTGGCCGGGGCGCTCACGGTGGTCGCGTTCGTCCTCGTGGCGCGTCCCGAGCCGAGCGTGCAGCGCGCCGCGGTGATGGGCTCGGTCGCGCTGGCGGGTCTGCTGGTCGGCCGGACCGGCGCGGGCCTGAGGGCGCTGGCGTGGGCGGTGATCGTCCTGCTCGTGCTGGACCCGTGGCTGGCCGCCCGGCCCGGCTTCGTCCTGTCCGTCTGCGCGACGGCGGGCATCATCGTCCTGGCGCCCCCGCTGGCTCGGCGCCTGGCCTGGCTGCCGGAGCCCGCCGCGCAGGCCGTCGCGGTCCCGGTCGCGGCGCACCTGGCGTGCCTGCCGGTCGTGGCCTCGCTCAGCGGCGAGGTCTCGCTGGTGGCGGTGTTCGCCAACGTCGTGGTGGCCCCGGCCGTGGCGCCCGCGACCGTCGCCGGTCTGGCCGCCGGTCTCATCGACCTCGTCGTGCCGGCGGTCGCCGTGGTTCCCGGAACCGTCGCCTGGGCGTCGGCGTGGGTCATCGTCGAGGTCGCCCGGGTCGGGGCCGCCGCCCCCGGCGCCGCGATCACCTGGCCATGGCCGGCCTGGACGCTCGTGCCGGTCGCGGCCGTGACCGGCGTGGTCCTGTGGCACCTGGCGCGGCGACCCGCCCTCGCCGTGGGGGTGACATTGGGCCTGCTGGTGGCCGTGCTGCGTCCTCCCACGCCGGGTTGGCCGCCGGAGGACGTCGTGGTGGTCGCGTGCGACGTGGGTCAGGGCGACGCCTTCGTCGTGCCGACGGCACCGGGCGAGGCCATCGTGATCGACGTCGGCGAGGAGCCGGCGCCCATCGACCGCTGCCTGACCGAGCTCGGCATCGACCGGATCGCGCTGCTGCTGTTCACGCACGGCGACGCCGACCACGTCGACGGCTGGCGCGGCGCCGTGCGCGGCCGGCGGGTCGACGTCCTCGCCGACGGACCCTCGGGCGGGCCCGCGGTCCCGGCCGGCCGTCGCGTGCGGCTGGTGTCGGGGGGACACGTCACCGTGGGCGCGGTCGGGCTGGAGGTGCTGTGGCCCCGCCGCGACGCCGACCGGGTCCCGGCCGAGGTCCGCAACGACGCCAGCGTCGTCGTCCGTGCCACGGTGCGGGGACACCGGGTGCTGTTCACCGGCGATCTGGGGGAGGAGGCCCAGCGTGGCCTCGCGCGGCTGCATCCCGACCTGGCGGCCGACGTCCTCAAGGTGGCCCACCACGGCAGTGCCGACCACTGGCCCGAGCTGGTCGAGCGCGTCGGGCCGTCCGTGGCCCTGATCGGGGTGGGGGCCGAGAACCCGCACGGACACCCCGCTCCGGCGGCCCTGTCGACGCTGTCCGACGCGGGCGTCGCCGTGTGGCGCACGGACCGGTCCGGCACCGTCGCGGTGGTCGAACGCGACGGGGCGCTCGCGGTGTCGGCGCGGTGA
- the holA gene encoding DNA polymerase III subunit delta, which translates to MANPFGKVWLITGNSEFLSDRARRQAVEQIRAAAPEAEVAHAVASSLAPGEFTALTSASLFSTAAAVVLTDLQDLGEAVAAELLQYAAAPSDDTAVILIHGGGAKGKGLLDKLRKLPAVSEVSQQAPKYERDLVAWVRQESRALGRSIDEEGASVLVAAVGSDLRSLAAAVDQLVTTLAEGESLDATVVRRYFGGRAEVRGYEIADAALDGRLDLALERARWAEAARVAPLLITAALASGLRQLARVVTADPGLRDADLAREIGAPPFKIRALRQSARGWNETSLRHALDAVARADLQVKGGSAEPGHAVEQMIIDVAVARSRS; encoded by the coding sequence GTGGCGAACCCGTTCGGCAAGGTCTGGCTGATCACCGGCAACTCCGAGTTCCTCTCCGACCGGGCACGGCGCCAGGCGGTCGAGCAGATCCGCGCCGCCGCGCCCGAGGCCGAGGTCGCCCACGCGGTGGCGTCGTCGCTCGCCCCGGGCGAGTTCACCGCGCTCACCAGCGCCTCGCTGTTCAGCACGGCCGCGGCCGTCGTGCTCACCGACCTGCAGGACCTGGGCGAGGCGGTGGCCGCCGAGCTGCTGCAGTACGCCGCGGCCCCGTCGGACGACACCGCCGTCATCCTGATCCACGGTGGGGGAGCCAAGGGCAAGGGCCTGCTCGACAAGCTGCGCAAGCTGCCTGCCGTCTCCGAGGTCTCCCAGCAGGCGCCGAAGTACGAGCGCGACCTGGTGGCGTGGGTGCGTCAGGAGTCGCGAGCACTCGGTCGGTCGATCGACGAGGAGGGCGCCTCGGTGCTCGTCGCGGCGGTGGGCTCCGACCTGCGGTCGCTGGCCGCGGCGGTCGACCAGCTCGTCACCACCCTGGCCGAGGGCGAGAGCCTCGACGCCACGGTCGTCCGGCGCTACTTCGGCGGCCGGGCCGAGGTGCGCGGCTACGAGATCGCCGACGCCGCCCTCGACGGCCGGCTCGACCTCGCCCTGGAGCGGGCCCGGTGGGCCGAGGCCGCCCGGGTGGCGCCGCTGCTGATCACCGCCGCCCTCGCCTCGGGCCTGCGTCAGCTGGCGCGTGTCGTCACGGCCGACCCCGGCCTGCGCGACGCCGACCTCGCCCGCGAGATCGGTGCCCCGCCGTTCAAGATCCGGGCACTGCGCCAGAGTGCGCGCGGCTGGAACGAGACCTCACTGCGCCACGCGCTCGACGCGGTGGCCCGGGCCGACCTGCAGGTCAAGGGCGGCTCGGCCGAGCCCGGTCACGCGGTCGAGCAGATGATCATCGACGTCGCGGTGGCCCGCTCGCGCAGCTGA
- the rpsT gene encoding 30S ribosomal protein S20, protein MANIKSQIKRNRQSEAARERNKSVRSALKTSVRRFQEAVEAGNADEAKNLAADTAKKLDKAASKGVIHKNQAANRKSAIAKKAAAL, encoded by the coding sequence GTGGCGAACATCAAGTCGCAGATCAAGCGCAACCGGCAGAGCGAGGCCGCTCGCGAGCGCAACAAGTCCGTGCGCTCGGCACTGAAGACCTCGGTTCGCCGCTTCCAGGAGGCCGTCGAGGCCGGCAACGCCGACGAGGCCAAGAACCTCGCCGCCGACACCGCCAAGAAGCTCGACAAGGCCGCGTCCAAGGGCGTCATCCACAAGAACCAGGCCGCGAACCGCAAGTCCGCGATCGCCAAGAAGGCCGCCGCTCTCTGA
- the lepA gene encoding translation elongation factor 4, whose amino-acid sequence MTRPTPAPSPGATPPELLRNFCIIAHIDHGKSTLADRMLQLTGVVDERAARAQYLDRMDIERERGITIKSQAVRMPFTKSDGDDDGTTYVLNMIDTPGHVDFTYEVSRSLEACEGAILLVDAAQGIEAQTLANLYLAMDADLHIIPVLNKIDLPGAQPEKYAAEIAGIIGGEPDDVLRVSAKTGQGVEALLNLIVDEVPPPQGNPDAPPRALIFDSVYDTYRGVVTYVRVFDGKLSHRDKIKMMSTGAVHEMLEVGVISPEPVKADHLGVGEVGYLITGVKEVRQSRVGDTVTSATKPAEEALGGYQHPNPMVFSGLYPIDGDDFSTLRDALEKLQLNDAALVYEPESSGALGFGFRIGFLGLLHLEIVRERLEREFNLDLISTAPNVVYRIEMEDGSERVVTNPSEYPNDGKIAKVYEPVVSATILAPTDYIGTIMELCQSRRGKLGGMDYLSEDRVEIRYTLPMGEIMFDFFDALKSRTKGYASLNYELSGEQAADLVKVDVLLQGEVVDAFSAIVHRDNAYSYGVSLAGKLKELIPRQQFEVPIQAAIGARVIARENIRAIRKDVLAKCYGGDISRKRKLLEKQKEGKKRMKMVGRVEVPQEAFIAALSTGETKQA is encoded by the coding sequence ATGACGCGCCCCACTCCCGCCCCGAGCCCCGGTGCCACGCCGCCCGAGCTGCTGCGGAACTTCTGCATCATCGCGCACATCGACCATGGCAAGTCGACGCTCGCCGACCGGATGCTGCAACTGACCGGTGTCGTCGACGAGCGCGCCGCCCGTGCGCAGTACCTCGACCGCATGGACATCGAGCGCGAGCGCGGCATCACGATCAAGAGCCAGGCCGTGCGGATGCCGTTCACCAAGTCCGACGGCGACGACGACGGCACGACCTACGTGCTCAACATGATCGACACCCCCGGGCACGTCGACTTCACGTACGAGGTCAGCCGATCGCTCGAGGCGTGCGAGGGCGCGATCCTGCTGGTCGACGCGGCGCAGGGCATCGAGGCCCAGACGCTGGCGAACCTGTACCTGGCGATGGACGCGGACCTGCACATCATCCCCGTGCTGAACAAGATCGACCTGCCCGGCGCCCAGCCCGAGAAGTACGCCGCGGAGATCGCCGGCATCATCGGCGGCGAGCCCGACGACGTGCTGCGGGTCTCGGCCAAGACCGGCCAGGGCGTCGAGGCGCTGCTGAACCTCATCGTCGACGAGGTGCCCCCGCCGCAGGGCAACCCCGACGCGCCGCCGCGCGCCCTGATCTTCGACTCGGTCTACGACACGTACCGCGGCGTCGTCACCTACGTCCGGGTGTTCGACGGCAAGCTCAGCCACCGCGACAAGATCAAGATGATGTCCACCGGCGCCGTGCACGAGATGCTCGAGGTCGGCGTCATCAGCCCCGAGCCGGTCAAGGCCGATCATCTCGGCGTCGGCGAGGTCGGCTACCTGATCACGGGCGTGAAGGAAGTGCGCCAGAGCCGCGTCGGCGACACGGTCACCTCGGCCACCAAGCCCGCCGAGGAGGCGCTCGGCGGCTACCAGCACCCGAACCCGATGGTCTTCTCCGGCCTGTACCCGATCGACGGCGACGACTTCTCGACGCTGCGCGACGCACTGGAGAAGCTGCAGCTCAACGACGCCGCCCTGGTCTACGAGCCGGAGTCCTCCGGCGCGCTGGGCTTCGGCTTCCGCATCGGCTTCCTGGGGCTGCTGCACCTGGAGATCGTGCGCGAGCGGCTCGAGCGCGAGTTCAACCTCGACCTCATCTCGACGGCGCCGAACGTCGTGTACCGCATCGAGATGGAGGACGGCAGCGAGCGCGTCGTCACCAACCCCAGCGAGTACCCGAACGACGGCAAGATCGCCAAGGTCTACGAGCCCGTCGTGTCCGCCACGATCCTGGCGCCGACCGACTACATCGGCACGATCATGGAGCTGTGCCAGTCGCGCCGCGGCAAGCTCGGCGGGATGGACTACCTGTCCGAGGACCGCGTCGAGATCCGCTACACGCTGCCCATGGGCGAGATCATGTTCGACTTCTTCGACGCGCTGAAGTCGCGCACGAAGGGCTACGCCTCGCTCAACTACGAGCTCTCGGGCGAGCAGGCCGCCGACCTGGTCAAGGTCGACGTGCTGCTGCAGGGCGAGGTCGTCGACGCGTTCAGCGCGATCGTCCACCGCGACAACGCCTACTCCTACGGCGTCTCGCTGGCGGGCAAGCTCAAGGAGCTCATCCCGCGCCAGCAGTTCGAGGTGCCGATCCAGGCCGCGATCGGCGCGCGCGTCATCGCCCGCGAGAACATCCGCGCGATCCGCAAGGACGTGCTCGCCAAGTGCTACGGCGGCGACATCAGCCGCAAGCGCAAGCTGCTGGAGAAGCAGAAGGAGGGCAAGAAGCGCATGAAGATGGTCGGACGCGTCGAGGTCCCCCAGGAGGCGTTCATCGCCGCCCTCTCCACCGGCGAGACCAAGCAGGCCTGA